One stretch of Astatotilapia calliptera chromosome 3, fAstCal1.2, whole genome shotgun sequence DNA includes these proteins:
- the LOC113013124 gene encoding uncharacterized protein LOC113013124 — translation MSLSAVLLLLLHLTVCNSQNIDFFISNLNGFVGAINFYTNEKFVVNNSSSLTIRLMGNNLNCTPEFSFDCQNSNCGYVSTLVRTVDQEGSGEWCQTELRSVQPSPINVVGSFGVPGVNWVSGIKNTIGSWTTAVTYDLRNRSDINKENSSPQSTMIPFVRVPSNCRRDFSLLMFDPDGDQVKCRYGNSSLLECDGCEPPSVLSLSSSTCTLSFGPTADSNVGNYGVQLLMEDFPRKNITMTGVNGTKTTQTPNDALSKIPIQFVLIVDPQVSSCTEGDFLPKFLPPTPNNRARLYTPVDKTLEISISAEAQNSTISELLFSGPYDAIQNKIGPGKFTLRWTPSKSQDNDTLPFCFVVQALSKETKYHSDLRCVSVTVGKSPVSSAPASASAFVLVMGSFLSTLILAFPSI, via the exons ATGTCGCTCTccgcagtgctgctgctgctgctgcatctgacGGTCTGCAACTCGCAGAATATTGATTTCttcattagcaatttaaatGGCTTTGTTGGTGCAATCAACTTCTATACAAATGAGAAGTTTGTAGTAAATAATTCTTCTTCG CTGACCATTCGCCTAATGGGGAACAATCTCAACTGCACTCCCGAGTTCTCATTTGATTGCCAAAATAGCAACTGTGGGTATGTGAGCACTTTGGTACGGACGGTCGACCAAGAAGGCAGCGGAGAGTGGTGTCAGACTGAACTTAGGTCTGTTCAGCCATCTCCCATTAATGTGGTTGGTTCATTTGG GGTCCCTGGTGTTAATTGGGTGAGTGGCATCAAAAATACCATTGGATCATGGACAACTGCAGTAACATACGACCTGAGGAACcgctctgacatcaacaaagaAAACTCCTCACCCCAGTCTACCATGATCCCATTTGTGAG AGTTCCTTCAAACTGTCGGAGAGATTTCAGCCTGTTGATGTTTGACCCTGATGGGGATCAGGTTAAATGCAGATATGGAAACTCCTCACTCTTGGAGTGTGACGGCTGTGAGCCACCATCTGTCCTCAGCCTCTCATCA TCCACTTGTACTCTGTCGTTCGGCCCCACTGCCGACAGTAATGTGGGCAACTATGGAGTACAGCTGCTGATGGAGGACTTTCCCAGGAAGAACATCACCATGACTGGAGTCAatggcacaaaaacaacacaaacacctaACGATGCTCTCAGCAAAATACCGATCCAGTTTGTTCTGATAG TGGATCCCCAGGTCTCATCCTGCACAGAGGGAGACTTTTTGCCCAAATTCTTGCCTCCAACCCCAAACAACAGAGCTCGGCTCTACACGCCTGTTGATAAGACTCTGGAAATCAGCATCAGTGCAGAGGCACAAAACTCCAC GATCTCTGAGCTGCTGTTCAGCGGACCATATGATGCAATTCAGAATAAAATTGGACCAGGAAAGTTCACCCTGAGATGGACGCCATCTAAATCACAAGACAATGACACCCTCCCCTTCTGCTTTGTTGTCCAGGCACTTTCCAA GGAAACCAAGTATCACTCAGACCTTCGATGTGTCAGCGTGACTGTTGGAAAGAGTCCTGTTAGTAGTGCCCCAGCCAGTGCTTCAGCTT TTGTCCTGGTCATGGGATCTTTCCTTTCAACTCTTATTCTTGCCTTCCCTTCCAT ATGA